One part of the Mangrovibacillus cuniculi genome encodes these proteins:
- a CDS encoding Gfo/Idh/MocA family protein, which yields MIHVAIIGLGAIGQRLIPAFQQHPDYTIYAVCDVNQQLAEQTATTYNIGTFTNNYQQLLDDTKVDLVYVAVPPKYHHQIVLDTIARGKHILCEKPLANSLEEAQEIHDASRKSSIVHAMNFPLHYSPGSSKFRQLLKENYIGSLRRVELFLRFPEWPRPWQQNDWVGKKEQGGFVLEVGVHYIHQMQTMFGPLSVKHMDLRFPEDPTASENSIIAHLELENGTPVVINGLSQIAGEEEIRFTVYGSEGTLSLVNWAQLEGAKIGDKMNTLPVPNDNDRLLEELAKSIRGEKGNIVTFKEGLEAQEILEQLRKGEE from the coding sequence GTGATACATGTTGCTATTATTGGATTAGGCGCAATTGGACAACGCCTTATCCCAGCTTTTCAACAGCACCCAGACTATACAATTTATGCGGTGTGCGATGTCAACCAGCAGCTGGCTGAACAAACTGCTACTACATACAACATAGGAACGTTTACAAATAACTACCAACAATTATTGGATGACACAAAGGTGGATCTTGTGTATGTCGCTGTTCCTCCTAAATACCATCATCAAATAGTATTAGACACCATTGCTAGAGGAAAGCACATTTTATGTGAAAAACCATTGGCAAATTCGTTAGAAGAAGCACAGGAGATTCATGATGCATCAAGAAAGTCATCCATTGTTCACGCCATGAACTTCCCACTTCATTACAGTCCTGGAAGTAGTAAGTTTAGACAATTACTAAAAGAAAACTACATAGGCTCTCTGAGAAGAGTAGAACTATTCTTACGTTTCCCGGAATGGCCTCGTCCATGGCAGCAAAATGATTGGGTTGGAAAGAAAGAACAAGGTGGCTTTGTTTTAGAAGTTGGCGTTCACTACATCCATCAAATGCAAACGATGTTTGGACCTCTTTCTGTTAAACACATGGACCTTCGATTCCCAGAAGATCCAACAGCTTCTGAAAATAGCATCATTGCTCACCTTGAACTAGAAAATGGAACGCCTGTCGTTATCAACGGTTTAAGTCAGATTGCTGGAGAAGAGGAAATTCGCTTTACTGTTTACGGTTCTGAAGGGACTCTTTCTCTTGTTAACTGGGCTCAACTAGAGGGTGCAAAGATTGGGGATAAAATGAACACACTTCCTGTTCCTAATGATAACGATCGTTTACTAGAGGAACTGGCAAAATCAATTCGTGGAGAAAAAGGAAATATCGTTACGTTTAAAGAAGGATTAGAAGCACAAGAAATCTTAGAACAGTTAAGGAAAGGTGAAGAATAA
- the pepT gene encoding peptidase T — protein MKQELIERLTSYVKVDTQSNDANESCPSTEGQIVLAKQLVEELKSIGLEDVQMDEFGYVMATLPSNTTKDVPTIGFLAHVDTATDFTGKNVRPQVHENYDGNDIVLHEANNVVLSPSAFPNLQNYVGHTLMTTDGTTLLGADNKAGIAEIMTAMNYLRQHSEIKHGKIRVAFTPDEEIGRGPHKFDVKAFDAQYAYTVDGGPLGELQYESFSAAGAAITIHGTNIHPGTAKGKMVNSIKIGMELQSLLPSEEAPELTEGYEGFFHLLSFQGDVEKTTLQYIIRDFDKEKFEGKKQLLSNVVAELQEKYGQERVVLEMEDQYYNMREKIEPVKHIVDIAHKAMTNFDIQPIVEPIRGGTDGSQLSYMGLPTPNIFTGGENFHGKYEFVSVDNMEKAVKVIVEIARLFEEEAE, from the coding sequence ATGAAACAAGAATTAATTGAACGTTTAACGTCTTATGTAAAAGTTGATACGCAATCCAATGATGCTAATGAATCTTGCCCATCCACAGAAGGTCAAATAGTTTTAGCTAAGCAGTTAGTAGAAGAACTAAAGTCTATAGGTTTAGAAGATGTACAGATGGACGAGTTTGGCTATGTCATGGCTACCTTACCATCTAACACAACAAAGGATGTTCCAACGATTGGTTTTCTCGCTCACGTGGATACCGCAACAGACTTCACAGGAAAGAACGTTCGTCCACAGGTTCATGAAAACTATGATGGGAACGATATTGTGTTACACGAAGCCAACAACGTGGTCCTGTCACCATCGGCTTTCCCTAACTTACAAAATTACGTAGGTCACACACTTATGACGACAGACGGAACGACTTTACTAGGTGCCGATAACAAAGCAGGAATCGCTGAGATTATGACAGCGATGAATTATTTAAGACAGCATTCAGAGATCAAGCATGGCAAGATTCGCGTAGCGTTTACACCAGATGAAGAAATCGGCCGTGGACCTCATAAGTTTGACGTAAAGGCGTTTGACGCCCAGTATGCTTACACAGTGGATGGTGGACCGCTTGGCGAGTTGCAATACGAAAGCTTCAGTGCTGCAGGTGCAGCTATTACGATTCATGGTACGAACATCCATCCCGGTACAGCAAAAGGGAAAATGGTCAATTCCATTAAAATTGGGATGGAGTTGCAAAGTTTATTGCCTAGTGAAGAAGCACCTGAGTTAACAGAAGGATATGAAGGATTCTTCCACCTTCTTTCTTTCCAAGGCGATGTGGAGAAGACTACTCTTCAGTACATTATTCGTGACTTTGATAAAGAGAAGTTCGAGGGGAAAAAGCAATTACTTTCGAATGTAGTAGCTGAGCTTCAAGAAAAGTACGGTCAAGAGCGAGTAGTACTGGAGATGGAGGATCAGTACTATAACATGAGAGAGAAAATTGAGCCAGTAAAGCATATTGTCGATATCGCGCATAAAGCAATGACTAATTTTGATATTCAACCAATCGTCGAACCAATTCGTGGCGGAACGGATGGCTCCCAGCTTTCGTACATGGGACTGCCTACGCCAAATATCTTTACAGGCGGCGAGAATTTCCACGGTAAGTATGAGTTCGTCTCTGTTGATAATATGGAGAAAGCTGTGAAGGTTATTGTGGAGATTGCGAGATTGTTTGAGGAAGAAGCAGAATAA
- a CDS encoding pirin family protein: MTNFQREIKDHWYVKFNQNGYPHVQQGWVLPPERKAEFDPFILMADDWFKRGTFSDHPHRGFQTITYVIDGRLEHIDNAGGHSILDAGDVQYMNAGWAARHAEEAVDEDVIHTLQLWLNLPKSLKTTKTSYQNVRLEDAPIVNVENGSLRVYSGEVAGVKGPMNSLVPITMTEISLRAGATYTHVLPENHNAFVYMLGGEMDFGEAGIRLSKTGVATLTYNENSNAKGKSKLKIKAKTRSKALIYSGVPIREEVVAYGPFVMNSMEEIRQAYRDFQEGKFGGPAEK, from the coding sequence ATGACTAATTTCCAACGAGAAATCAAGGATCATTGGTACGTAAAATTTAATCAAAACGGATATCCACATGTACAACAAGGTTGGGTTCTACCACCTGAACGAAAAGCAGAGTTTGATCCATTTATTTTAATGGCGGACGATTGGTTTAAGCGAGGTACGTTCTCTGACCATCCTCATCGTGGTTTCCAAACGATTACTTATGTCATTGATGGTCGATTGGAGCACATTGATAACGCTGGTGGCCATTCCATTTTGGACGCAGGTGACGTCCAATACATGAATGCTGGCTGGGCTGCTCGTCATGCGGAAGAGGCAGTGGATGAGGACGTTATTCACACACTTCAATTATGGCTAAACTTACCGAAATCGTTAAAAACGACGAAAACGTCTTATCAAAATGTTCGGTTAGAAGACGCACCGATAGTAAATGTGGAAAATGGTTCTTTGCGTGTTTACTCTGGAGAAGTTGCTGGAGTAAAAGGTCCTATGAATAGTTTAGTTCCCATCACCATGACGGAAATTTCTTTACGTGCAGGCGCTACTTATACACACGTTTTACCTGAAAACCATAATGCATTTGTATACATGTTGGGTGGAGAAATGGACTTTGGAGAAGCAGGTATTCGTTTATCAAAAACAGGCGTAGCTACACTTACTTACAACGAGAACTCTAACGCGAAAGGTAAGTCCAAACTTAAAATAAAAGCTAAAACACGTTCAAAAGCTTTGATTTACTCAGGTGTCCCAATCCGAGAAGAAGTCGTAGCATACGGTCCATTTGTCATGAACTCTATGGAGGAGATCAGACAAGCTTACCGCGATTTTCAGGAAGGAAAATTCGGAGGTCCTGCCGAAAAGTAA
- a CDS encoding nuclease-related domain-containing protein: MILKKRVESEELVIHNYLCNRINFSLTDTQRHQRLKDGYHGELLFDSFTSKITCEHVIIQDLLLSWNNTLFQIDTLLVLPSLLYVYEVKNFKEDYIYGDKHLIKLPHFEVQNPLHQVQKSETLLQHLVKSMGHRPVVNSKVVFVNPSFFMYQTPQSLPFLFNSQLKKHIQSISSSTSSLTPKDNQLVNSIMDTHIPKYPNPTIPKYSFESINKGARCIKCGSIDTLFNGKSVVCTSCGGKMNLEKTILKNAEEFTILFPNIDLTTVNLQRFCRIFTCKRTIRNVLAKYFDQLDNTNPIKFYKRDLF; this comes from the coding sequence ATGATATTGAAAAAGCGGGTGGAGAGTGAGGAATTGGTGATTCATAACTACCTTTGCAATCGTATTAATTTTAGCTTAACGGATACTCAGCGGCACCAAAGATTAAAAGATGGGTATCATGGTGAACTTTTGTTTGATAGTTTTACTTCTAAAATTACCTGCGAACATGTGATTATACAAGACTTATTACTCTCTTGGAACAATACGCTATTTCAAATTGATACTTTATTAGTTCTTCCTAGTTTACTATATGTCTATGAAGTGAAGAATTTTAAAGAAGATTATATTTATGGTGATAAACACTTGATTAAACTTCCTCATTTCGAAGTTCAAAACCCTCTGCACCAAGTTCAAAAAAGCGAAACTCTTCTACAACATTTAGTAAAAAGTATGGGACACAGGCCTGTGGTCAATTCTAAAGTTGTTTTTGTTAATCCCTCTTTCTTTATGTATCAAACTCCCCAGAGTCTACCTTTTCTTTTTAACTCTCAACTAAAAAAACATATTCAAAGTATAAGTTCATCAACCTCTTCTCTTACTCCAAAAGATAACCAACTAGTCAACTCTATAATGGATACTCATATTCCTAAATACCCAAATCCCACCATCCCAAAGTATTCATTTGAAAGCATAAATAAAGGAGCTCGTTGTATTAAATGTGGTAGTATTGATACTTTATTTAATGGAAAGTCAGTAGTCTGTACATCTTGCGGGGGAAAAATGAACTTGGAGAAGACAATACTAAAGAATGCAGAAGAATTTACCATTTTATTTCCTAATATAGATTTAACCACAGTAAACTTACAAAGATTTTGTAGGATCTTTACATGTAAAAGGACTATAAGAAACGTTTTAGCAAAGTATTTTGATCAATTGGATAATACCAATCCCATCAAGTTTTACAAAAGGGATCTATTTTGA
- a CDS encoding PLP-dependent aminotransferase family protein, protein MNTSLLFSTSTKLALKNDPPGEWMPNVPDGAIRLSSGFPYPLVVPVAELQSAVNRLVEKEWDLPLHYVGSEKSDLLQQQLQVRSAVRGMKVASSELLVTSGACQALDLLARVFLDEHSVVIVESPTYMEALEIFRNYTSHIISIPVDEDGIQTDLIEEVLRERMTTGLAMPKFVYTIPTFQNPTGTTMSMERRVSLLELAKRFGFIVVEDDAYGELFFEEAFPTLKSLDEDGVVVYVGSLSKLVAPGLRIGWIAASEEIVSAAYWFKKDLDHPFAQAVMATYLEEVDFGDHVVRLRDVYARKLDVMLEALAEWMPDSVTWGVPSGGYFVWVRVPGVDTAGVLKAALEAGVSFIPGKYFYLDGEDGREYLRLSFSYMSEAKIVEGVRLLGDVLGLLQITE, encoded by the coding sequence ATGAACACGTCTCTCTTATTTTCTACCTCTACTAAATTAGCATTGAAGAATGACCCTCCTGGAGAGTGGATGCCTAATGTTCCAGATGGCGCAATACGCTTAAGTTCAGGGTTTCCATATCCATTGGTTGTCCCAGTCGCAGAGTTACAAAGTGCGGTAAATCGTTTAGTGGAAAAGGAGTGGGATTTGCCACTGCATTATGTGGGAAGTGAGAAGAGTGACCTTTTACAGCAACAGTTACAGGTGCGTTCAGCTGTTCGTGGTATGAAGGTAGCGTCTTCTGAACTGCTTGTTACATCTGGTGCTTGTCAAGCGCTCGATCTGTTGGCTCGCGTGTTCTTGGATGAACATTCTGTCGTGATAGTGGAATCACCAACATATATGGAGGCGCTGGAGATCTTTCGTAACTACACTTCTCATATTATCTCCATTCCGGTGGACGAGGATGGGATACAAACAGATTTGATAGAGGAAGTGTTGCGAGAGAGAATGACGACTGGGCTAGCGATGCCGAAGTTTGTTTATACCATTCCTACTTTCCAGAACCCGACTGGTACGACGATGTCGATGGAGCGACGGGTTTCTTTATTGGAATTGGCGAAGCGATTTGGCTTTATCGTGGTAGAGGATGATGCGTATGGAGAGCTGTTTTTTGAAGAAGCTTTCCCTACGTTGAAGTCATTAGATGAGGATGGCGTCGTCGTGTACGTCGGTTCCTTGTCAAAGTTGGTTGCACCAGGCCTTCGCATTGGATGGATTGCTGCGAGTGAGGAGATTGTATCTGCAGCGTATTGGTTCAAAAAGGATTTAGATCACCCGTTTGCACAAGCGGTTATGGCGACTTATTTAGAAGAAGTGGATTTTGGTGACCACGTTGTGCGATTGCGCGATGTGTATGCAAGGAAATTGGACGTGATGCTCGAGGCGCTGGCGGAATGGATGCCAGATAGCGTTACCTGGGGAGTGCCGAGTGGAGGTTACTTCGTGTGGGTGCGTGTGCCAGGTGTAGATACCGCGGGAGTGTTGAAGGCTGCGTTGGAAGCGGGAGTGTCGTTTATTCCAGGAAAGTATTTTTACTTGGATGGTGAGGATGGAAGGGAGTATTTGCGCTTATCGTTTAGTTATATGAGTGAGGCGAAGATTGTGGAGGGTGTGCGGTTGCTTGGGGATGTGCTCGGATTATTGCAAATTACTGAGTAA
- a CDS encoding YjiH family protein — translation MAVEKVMQTTINKKTFTYKQYVKFWLPSLLGVLLFLVPISINGKVTIGLGILADGLQGAIAEYIPLIMTTILCISALGSLLTKVVKVGFVENSTFLSGVFKLTPFWLILRLVGAVFAVMTLVEIGPEFIWSDFTGAVVLYDLIPVLMVWFFFACLFMPLLLQFGLMDFIGTLVRNIMVPLFRLPGRSSVDALASWMGSGTVGVLLTTQQYESGYYTKREAAVVATNFSIASIAFSLVIAKFLSIDHMFIQFYSTVIVTGVVAAIICPRIPPLSKKSDSYYEPVGKQIEEDVPNGVSNFQWGLEKAVEKADQVKSVRGIMKSSLFNVVDIWFSLIPLVMAIGTLALIIAEFTPIFTYLSYPFVPFLELLHIPEAEAAAPAMIVGFADMFLPAVIGSGIESELTRFVIGVMSLSQLIYMSEIGILLLKSKIPLTILQLFVVFLQRTIITLPIAALMAHVFFF, via the coding sequence ATGGCTGTTGAAAAAGTAATGCAAACTACTATAAATAAAAAGACATTTACGTATAAACAGTATGTAAAATTTTGGCTGCCATCTTTACTAGGTGTGCTATTATTCTTAGTACCTATTTCGATTAACGGGAAAGTAACAATTGGACTTGGGATATTAGCAGATGGGTTACAAGGTGCCATTGCAGAGTATATACCTCTTATCATGACGACTATCCTATGTATATCAGCGCTTGGGAGTTTATTAACGAAAGTAGTAAAGGTTGGTTTTGTGGAAAATAGTACCTTCTTATCGGGGGTATTCAAGTTAACTCCTTTCTGGTTAATACTTCGTCTTGTGGGGGCAGTTTTTGCCGTAATGACGTTAGTAGAAATTGGCCCAGAATTTATCTGGTCTGACTTTACAGGAGCTGTAGTGTTATACGACTTGATTCCCGTGTTAATGGTGTGGTTCTTTTTTGCATGTTTATTCATGCCGTTACTTTTGCAATTTGGTTTGATGGACTTTATTGGAACGTTAGTGCGTAACATAATGGTACCTTTATTTAGATTACCAGGTCGCTCGTCTGTGGATGCGCTAGCTTCTTGGATGGGAAGTGGTACGGTCGGTGTCTTGCTTACTACACAACAATATGAATCTGGTTATTACACAAAACGTGAAGCAGCAGTTGTTGCAACGAATTTCTCCATTGCTTCGATTGCGTTCAGTCTAGTGATAGCAAAGTTTTTATCTATTGATCACATGTTTATCCAGTTTTATTCCACCGTTATTGTGACTGGCGTTGTTGCTGCGATTATCTGTCCACGAATCCCCCCTTTATCGAAGAAGTCGGATTCTTACTATGAGCCAGTTGGAAAGCAAATCGAAGAAGATGTCCCAAATGGCGTTTCTAACTTCCAATGGGGATTAGAAAAAGCAGTAGAGAAAGCAGATCAAGTGAAAAGTGTGCGTGGAATAATGAAGTCTAGCTTGTTCAACGTGGTAGATATCTGGTTTTCGTTGATTCCGTTGGTAATGGCAATTGGAACATTAGCGCTTATCATTGCAGAGTTCACACCAATTTTTACGTATCTATCTTATCCGTTTGTACCTTTTTTAGAGTTACTTCATATCCCAGAAGCAGAGGCTGCAGCACCAGCGATGATCGTTGGATTTGCAGACATGTTCTTACCAGCTGTCATAGGAAGCGGTATTGAATCAGAATTAACACGCTTCGTTATAGGGGTTATGTCCTTATCGCAATTAATTTACATGTCCGAAATAGGGATTCTCTTACTAAAATCCAAGATCCCACTAACGATTCTTCAGTTATTTGTTGTTTTCCTACAACGAACGATTATAACTTTACCTATTGCGGCTTTAATGGCTCACGTATTTTTCTTTTAA